The following nucleotide sequence is from Candidatus Dadabacteria bacterium.
GCCCACCGCATTTCCTACCTCGTGAACGACCTTCGCGTGCTTCCGGAGAACATACTGGCCGTTACATTCACCAACAAGGCGGCGGGGGAGATGAAAAAAAGGGTTTTTGATCTGGGCGGCGGTATGGCGGGCGGGATGTGGATCGGAACTTTCCACTCGATCTGCCTGCGTATCCTTAAAGCGGAAGTGGATTTTCTTCCCGACTACACGAAGGACTTCGTCGTTTACGATCAGGACGATCAGTTGAACCTGCTTAAAAGCTCTCTGAAGGAACTTGACTACGGGGAAAGTTTTTTCGTGCCGAAGAATGTGCTTTCTCAGTTTGACCAGCTTGAGAACAGCGGGCTGGTTTCTTTTCGGGACGATTTTTACGACAGCGCACTCGGGGAGCTT
It contains:
- a CDS encoding UvrD-helicase domain-containing protein, whose amino-acid sequence is MSGNSLKGLNPSQLEAVTHGEGPLLVLAGPGSGKTRVIAHRISYLVNDLRVLPENILAVTFTNKAAGEMKKRVFDLGGGMAGGMWIGTFHSICLRILKAEVDFLPDYTKDFVVYDQDDQLNLLKSSLKELDYGESFFVPKNVLSQFDQLENSGLVSFRDDFYDSALGELYDFYKKELVRRNAMTFNDLLCVTNRLFSHHLNFKVHH